From Plasmodium brasilianum strain Bolivian I chromosome 5, whole genome shotgun sequence, the proteins below share one genomic window:
- a CDS encoding hypothetical protein (conserved Plasmodium protein), which yields MRCFILLVTLLVCFIKCNVIRKYSYIGKHPHYKLATGSTNKHINGNGIVNRIVSGIVNGSSNSNINLNRYRNRNICRYKNKRVYNNGNDLFKYFTTLVNEDIEKHKEEKKKRRNYSVTYIQKLPKKNILLKRWKYDLFEKIKEKMKRDEELKKRTKLCRYKYKLPIDFFKLGDELRGKVVQIHDHLIKVDVNSIHFAHLYIKRYFDEKAQIRKKYEIGKYIDVVICYIHKKNNIIQVTDNEQEIKDLRTNLQKLKEVCHLGEPTKEGNEQSSRQENNDNYGGGCTDEKTDDELNAESDEESDEESDEESDEESDEESDNESYEESDIESYEESDNESYEESDNESYEESDNESYEESDDESYEESDNESYDADGKDNHELRNAGGTLHNEVHQGEIKKGAKYVYDTDKIKKELGVNFRTNEETNDLMYIKEEKIDEKKKNITEYKIEDEVDGVVKFINEEGAYIDIGCKTLAFFNLGHYNKDPNHFFSHKKKKRIEINDHLKNLKIRKIDVLNNRIEVSMYNLREEACLRIVNQQETLKEQNKYIPCSSFITHNYHMINYIKKYNELKKKKKNVYNLFEKEEQLSKLQKVTHLKKSQITPFILSYNALSSPNTNYQDMLDQNKDNEEFLKEIGAIPASQDQGDTMNLDVLRKKNKTLKEEIDNFRKFCHETDENENHQKEEEAKIQNKIAYNVNNFLSGHSLSFNDLLEEEQQNEEDSQDPRLADTNMHAEHDEQEDDDLFHFANNRSSGKIDRYGNSLVEGNKGTLLYLKKNLPQIKRSVLEKYSTNNLNCKKKNKISHEFSSELLNAGEKQQMGGNPYLVEGATNSRGFQNEFSRNRGKHFDQKDKEKYDGGKDEENYDEDKKYEGDKYDEDENYDEDENYDEDENYDGDENYDEDENYDEDENYDEDDNYEDEAEKDPFGKKNTMKDRLYVDEKKERKKEKKKKKKDIFADNEDIDEDLLPNDGGRGIHGNSGTEDYKENDNKDENNESFFNVKKNLKYILKQKLNMNLTNDREKCIEEASKLFGEDIRTWDEKMYYYFGSKESVSLDNLSIYDDDEFKNNIMDKPTDQFSEYDKILDSENWHIYNEKNFLGAKYGEEGGDDMTSNKYKVYSSNNADSCSVNKADERNSNAREEDSNYYSPKTNVKEKTEEGNVCQQKDVTSISSHANNKQDDEYEEDIEDYINTFVNDENGEEKERDKNDKNDKNNKIDQKDKNVQEKHTQIIEHVLNLQRKKKDQRDPSNQSTEGNALNRNNYIKQIEKNHMNDFTENIEKLGSDKEEDNKSINSNEINVGDIVNKAINIGNIFKKNRITKLLKQKKSELKNSNSDDSESISGSNLNDSTSRSIFRINKAIKWNEKQNPLELNENEKYEKNRNEDFENGNNKDQCNELKAYKNASYEVQGYYKRKRKMRSIQDLEDIESEKEEDIVLNDEDFVNKPCDSGSSGSNGSDSSSSSSCRGRSKESAHYSYEDNNSCLKLDDKKDLLLLHGQYDKIIEDNYLERILEKEKIYNKNVAKEIDLLIESFRYVKVHPDKLIEYFYNEKKKNSTATIADASCSKSISAGKKHSDDINNSNNMFNEGISDINESDLYMNTTKKGNNNNGITRLKNLLESNINNAMSDESVALKMWSLKLGLLKHSDMHLNDEELINYFVKNQKFRRVLKFYNVSTKNITIPLIYKITKLLYFERPFPTKEKKHKLYLN from the exons tataaaatgtaatgtaataagaaaatacTCTTATATAGGAAAACATCCACATTATAAATTAGCCACAGGATCCACaaacaaacatataaatgGAAATGGAATTGTAAACAGAATTGTGAGCGGAATTGTAAATGgaagtagtaatagtaatattaatttaaataggtatagaaatagaaatatatgtagatataaaaataaaagggtATATAATAACGGGAATgacctttttaaatattttaccaCCTTAGTTAATGAAGACATAGAAAAacataaagaagaaaagaaaaaaagaaggaactATTCCGTTACTTATATACAGAAATTACCTAAAAAGAACATTTTGCTGAAAAGATGGAAATATGATTTATTTGAAAagattaaagaaaaaatgaaaagagatgaagagttaaaaaaaaggacaaagttatgtagatataaatataaattacctattgatttttttaaattgggGGATGAGCTAAGAGGTAAAGTTGTTCAAATACACGACCACTTAATTAAAGTAGATGTTAACTCAATACATTTTGCTcatttgtatattaaaaGATACTTTGATGAAAAAGCacaaataaggaaaaagtaTGAAATAGGAAAATACATTGATGTCGTTATATGTTACATTCATAAGAAAAACAACATCATACAAGTTACAGATAATGAACAGGAAATAAAAGATTTGAGGacaaatttacaaaaattgaaGGAGGTTTGTCATTTAGGAGAGCCAACTAAGGAGGGAAATGAACAGAGTAGCAGGCAGGAAAATAACGATAATTATGGGGGGGGATGTACAGATGAAAAAACAGATGACGAGTTGAATGCTGAATCGGATGAAGAATCGGATGAAGAATCGGATGAAGAATCGGATGAAGAATCGGATGAAGAATCGGATAACGAATCGTATGAAGAATCGGATATCGAATCGTATGAAGAATCGGATAACGAATCGTATGAAGAATCGGATAACGAATCGTATGAAGAATCGGATAACGAATCGTATGAAGAATCGGATGACGAATCGTATGAAGAATCGGATAACGAATCGTATGACGCAGATGGTAAAGACAATCATGAACTCAGAAATGCAGGGGGCACGTTGCACAACGAGGTGCACCAgggtgaaataaaaaagggcGCTAAGTATGTGTATGACACagacaaaattaaaaaagagttAGGAGTAAATTTCCGAACAAACGAAGAGACAAACGATTTGATGTATAttaaggaagaaaaaatagatgagaaaaaaaaaaatatcacaGAGTATAAAATAGAAGATGAAGTTGATGGGGTTGTGAAATTCATAAATGAAGAAGGAGCATACATAGATATTGGGTGTAAAACGCTtgccttttttaatttaggacattataataaagatcccaatcattttttttcacacaagaaaaaaaaaagaatagaaaTTAAtgatcatttaaaaaatttgaaaatacgaaaaatagatgtattaaataatagaatAGAAGTTAGTATGTACAATCTACGAGAGGAAGCTTGTTTGCGAATTGTAAATCAACAAGAAACattaaaagaacaaaataaatatattccttGTTCATCTTTTATTACTCATAATTATCATATGATTaactatattaaaaaatataatgaattaaaaaaaaaaaaaaaaaatgtatataatttatttgaaaaagagGAACAGCTAAGTAAATTGCAGAAAGTTAcccatttaaaaaaaagtcagATAACtccatttattttaagttaCAATGCATTATCATCTCCTAATACTAATTACCAAGATATGTTAGAtcaaaataaagataatgaagaatttttaaaagaaattggTGCCATTCCAGCTAGCCAAGATCAGGGTGACACCATGAATTTAGATGTAttgagaaagaaaaataagacattaaaagaagaaatagataattttagaaaattttgTCATGAAACcgatgaaaatgaaaatcatcaaaaagaagaagaagcaaaaatacaaaataaaattgcatataatgtaaataattttctaagTGGGCATTCCTTGTCTTTTAATGACTTGTTAGAGGAAGAGCaacaaaatgaagaagaCAGTCAAGACCCACGATTGGCTGATACAAATATGCATGCAGAACATGATGAGCAGGAAGACGATgatttattccattttgcGAATAATCGAAGTAGTGGTAAAATTGATCGCTATGGAAATTCATTAGTAGAAGGCAACAAAGGGACTCTGTTGtacctaaaaaaaaatttgcctCAAATAAAACGAAGTGTATTGGAAAAATATAGTACAAATAATCTTAAttgcaagaaaaaaaataaaatttcgcATGAATTTTCTAGTGAATTGTTAAATGCGGGGGAGAAGCAGCAGATGGGAGGAAATCCTTACCTAGTAGAGGGAGCAACAAATAGTCGAGGATTCCAAAATGAGTTTAGCAGGAATAGGGGAAAACATTTTGATCAGAAGGACAAGGAAAAATATGATGGTGGAAAGGATGAGGAGAATTATgatgaagataaaaaatatgaggGTGACAAATATGATGAGGATGAGAATTACGATGAGGATGAGAATTACGATGAGGATGAGAATTACGATGGGGATGAGAATTATGATGAGGATGAGAATTACGATGAGGATGAGAATTATGATGAGGACGATAATTATGAAGATGAAGCAGAAAAGGACCCCTTTGGAAAGAAAAACACCATGAAAGACCGCTTATATGTAgatgaaaagaaagaaagaaagaaggaaaaaaaaaagaaaaaaaaagacatattTGCGGACAATGAAGATATAGATGAAGATCTTCTACCTAATGATGGAGGACGGGGAATACATGGAAATAGCGGAACGGAAGACTATAAGGAAAACGATAAtaaagatgaaaataatgaatcattttttaatgtaaaaaagaatttgaaatatattttgaaacaaaaattaaacatgAATTTAACAAATGATAGGGAAAAATGCATAGAAGAAGCATCAAAACTGTTTGGTGAAGATATAAGAACATGGGacgaaaaaatgtattattattttggaAGCAAAGAAAGTGTATCTCTAGACAATTTGTCTATTTATGATGATGATGAGTtcaaaaataacataatgGATAAGCCGACAGATCAATTTAGCGAATATGACAAAATATTGGATTCAGAAAATTGgcacatatataatgaaaaaaattttttaggTGCAAAGTATGGAGAAGAGGGTGGCGATGATATGACTAGCAATAAGTACAAAGTatatagtagtaataatgcTGACAGTTGTAGTGTCAATAAGGCAGATGAAAGAAACAGCAATGCAAGGGAAGAGGACTCGAATTATTACTCACCTAAGACtaatgtaaaagaaaaaacagaaGAAGGAAACGTTTGTCAACAGAAGGATGTTACTTCCATTTCTAGCCATGCAAACAACAAACAAGATGATGAGTATGAGGAGGATATTGAAGATTACATAAACACCTTTGTAAATGACGAAAATGGCGAAGAGAAAGAGAGGGacaaaaatgacaaaaatgacaaaaataacaaaattgaCCAAAAGGACAAAAATGTGCAGGAGAAACATACTCAAATAATTGAACATGTTCTGAAtctacaaagaaaaaaaaaagaccaACGAGACCCCTCAAACCAAAGCACAGAAGGAAACGCTTTAAATCGGAACAATTATATTAAgcaaatagaaaaaaatcaTATGAATGACTTTACAGAGAATATTGAAAAGTTAGGAAGCGATAAAGAGGAAGATAATAAGTCCATAAACTCAAACGAAATAAACGTTGGCGACATTGTCAACAAAGCTATAAACATTGgaaacatatttaaaaagaataggATAACAAAATTACTAAAACAGAAGAAGTCAGAGCTTAAGAATTCTAACAGTGATGATAGTGAGAGCATTTCAGGTAGTAATTTAAATGATTCAACGAGCAGATCCATTTTCAGAATAAATAAAGCCATAAAATGGAATGAAAAGCAAAATCCTTTGGAATTAaacgaaaatgaaaaatatgaaaaaaatcgTAATGAAGACTTTGAAAATGGTAATAACAAGGACCAGTGCAATGAACTAAAGGCATATAAGAATGCATCATACGAG GTGCAAGGCTATTacaagagaaaaagaaaaatgagaaGTATTCAAGATTTAGAGGATATTGAGTCAGAGAAGGAAGAAGATATTGTTTTAAATGATGAAGATTTCGTCAATAAACCATGTGACAGTGGTAGTAGTGGAAGTAATGGTAGtgatagtagtagtagcagcagCTGCCGTGGTAGAAGCAAAGAGAGTGCTCATTATTCGTATGAAGATAATAATTCATGCTTAAAATTAGACGATAAAAAGGACTTATTACTTTTGCACGGACagtatgataaaataatagaagaTAACTATTTGGAAAGAATtctagaaaaagaaaaaatttacaacAAAAATGTTGCAAAAGAAATTGATTTATTAATAGAAAGTTTTAGATATGTGAAAGTACATCCAGATAAGttaattgaatatttttataatgagaagaaaaagaattctACGGCAACAATAGCTGATGCTAGTTGTAGCAAAAGTATAAGTGCAGGAAAGAAGCATAGTGATGATATAAACAATTCAAACAACATGTTCAATGAAGGCATTAGCGATATAAATGAATCAGACCTTTATATGAATACTACAAAAAagggtaataataataatggtattacaagattaaaaaatcttttagaaagtaatataaataatgctaTGTCAGATGAAAGTGTCGCTTTAAAAATGTGGTCATTAAAATTAGGTCTTCTTAAACACAGCGATATGCATTTAAATGATGaagaattaattaattattttgttaaaaatcaaaaatttagaagagtattaaaattttataatgtaaGTACAAAGAATATAACTATTCCGcttatttacaaaattacaaaattgcTCTACTTTGAGAGACCCTTTCCCACTAAGGAGAAAAAACATAAGCTATACTTAAACTAA
- a CDS encoding ribosomal protein L21: MPLYVNKAKKVPFSNKTYNINFIRNFDQHKFSRRNKLHVLISSPAQVKLSEIEDDRDRSGKFCVIEICGKIRWVEEGRYYDVFRIKQEEKKNIYLNRVFFYSNEEGIYSFGTPFLDNVRINATVINHFRGNKIYRLKFKPKKNYKRFYGHRQEMSRIYINKIESNNELIDRERRKYNFFRDDSIYYILNRIHNIVRPSLELKHLKRNFIDYLNKFCSLKFETFYKHRGNYKKEQMLRNILKTKKLSKRPEVIEEVKKIEQEKENKRLNKYDPLEDFDPIVNELMIKEHFYS; encoded by the coding sequence atgcctttatatgtaaacaaagcaaaaaaaGTACCCTTTAGTAATAAAACatacaatataaattttataagaaaTTTTGACCAGCACAAATTTAGTAGAAGAAACAAGTTGCACGTATTAATAAGTTCCCCAGCACAGGTAAAATTATCAGAAATCGAAGATGATCGAGACAGAAGCGGTAAGTTTTGTGTAATTGAAATATGCGGTAAGATACGATGGGTTGAGGAAGGTAGATATTATGATGTATTTAGAATAAAacaagaagaaaagaaaaatatatatttaaatagagTATTTTTTTACAGTAATGAAGAAGGGATATATTCATTTGGAACCCCTTTTTTAGATAATGTACGAATTAATGCAACAGTGATTAATCATTTTagaggaaataaaatatatcggttaaaatttaaaccaaaaaaaaattacaaaagatTTTATGGACATAGACAGGAAATGAGtagaatttatataaacaaaattgaGTCTAACAATGAATTGATAGATCgtgaaagaagaaaatataatttttttagggATGattctatttattatatacttaataGAATTCATAATATAGTAAGACCAAGCTTAGAATTAAAGCATTTAAAGAGGAATTTTAttgattatttaaataaattttgttcCCTAAAATTTGAAACCTTTTATAAACACAGaggaaattataaaaaagagcaAATGCTTCGAAATATtctgaaaacaaaaaaactaaGTAAGAGACCAGAAGTTATAGAagaggtaaaaaaaatagaacaagaaaaagaaaataaacgtctaaataaatatgaccCTTTGGAAGATTTTGATCCGATTGTCAATGAACTCATGATAAAAGAGCATTTCTATTCGTGA